AGGTTCTGCGAGTCAGCCAAGTGCAGAAAGAAGGGGCGGAAGTATTTTCCATCTGCCCCTGGGATGTCATTTTTATCTGGCCCCTGTTCTGAGAGTTCACAAGTTTTGGCCAAGCCCTGGCGCACCCCCAGATTTTAGGGCGGAAGGAAATCACATCCCAATATTCAAGGCATGTCGGACCATACCTCGCCAAGCCCAGAtcatcggggggggggggggggggggcatccgGGGTTAATAAGCCCAGATCATCCGCATCCAACTCTTCAGAGGCACCAAGGACCCGTACGGGCTATAAAAGGGGgagccttcttcctcctcgaatCAGATCTGACAGCACGAAGAACACTCTCTCTCATCCATAGATCTTAAGCTTCAGACGTGTGGATCTCCCTCCTTACCCAACCAAATCCTCCCAAACTTTGGGAATCAAAGGAGGAGGGCTAGATCTATCTATCTACCCAAGAAATTTCGTGATTCCCATACTTATCCTTTGTGAACTTGAAAACCCTAGAtctccttttgtgcggttcttgtTGTTGAATATGGCATCACGTTCTAGATCTTCTTGTAACTAGTTCGTGATGTCGTTTGGGACTTTGGAGCCTCCATCTTTTGTGGAGTTCGCCCCAACTTTATGTGAAGACTAGCCACCTTGACCGGCCTTGCTTAGTGGAGAAGTAGGTATGCCTTTGTGGTGTGCCTACGAGGAACAAGGTGATGCCTTTGTGTCGATTGGCACCTTTGTGGTGTCACACCTTCTCAACATAGACATACATCCTTTTATGGAGGGAACTATGGGAAATATATCACGTCTTCTCATCTCTGCACTTTTCCCCGGTCGTGCTGCTTCCCTTTATATTTGTTTTGCATCTTGTGTTTCCTTGTTCTTGTTTGCATGACATATATGATCATCTTTCCTTTTGTGCAATACCTTTACATTTCTGCAACcatcataaaaattaaaaaagctAAAAACTTGTTAGCTCCTATTCACACAACCTCCCTCTAGTCGCTAATTCACCCTTTCAGGTGCTTTGTGCATTATTCCCTTGATATAGGCGTCGTTTATAGGACAACCTTATCTGTAGTTCGGGTGTTGCATTTGGCGGTGATAGTTCCCGCTGCTTCACCATTAATCTCGGTTGGAtttttttcttttactttttctttGGTGGAGCATTCCTAACATTTTTTTTAGAGAAAGCCGCCGTGGTGGATTATACTATTTTAGAAAATACAGATACATCATTTGCAATTACATCAACGATAAACTAAGGTGGATCATTCTTCCACAATTGGGATTATCCACCGCCTCCCTAGCTAGAACATGAGCTACAAAATTAGACTACGTAGAACAATGTTCGAAAATAGTATCATTAAACACTCCACAAAGAAAGATAGCAGCTGCAGGTCCTTGTGTGTGTCGTTGACATTATAAGCTATATCATGGAGAGACCGGGTGTTATTGATATCCGCTTGATATTCTTACAATATTTTATTAAAAGGGGAATGGTAGCAGATCGAgtcttttttttttgtgaaacacAATACAACCAAAGACGCTCACACATACGCacacacactcacccctatgaacgcacgcacaccctacccctatgagcacctccaagagactgcgtCGAAGAAAACTGATccggcgggtcttgagattgacgaagtcaccacagacgcATCACTGTCAATGGAAACGTCGATAtttcgcctttatgagacaccaaagtgtcaaatctgggatttggACTCTGGTGGGTTGGAGGTGCCActcccctcctaaccatccaaccacatgtTGGTTCTCTGGCAGATCGAGTCTACAGACCTTCGCGAACAATACGCTGCCggtgtggctttattaatttaaagttggTCTATGCTCGAGCATATTATCTAAAATTCTGATCAAGCAGACTTTGGTTGATAATTTGATAGTCGTGCACGAGGCAATTAGACGAGTCACACCTCTTCCACACTGGAGCATTTTAGTTCCAGTGCATATTACAAAATACAACTTGTACAAGCTATTCCGATCGAGTCTTCCAATCTTCACGGGCAATGCACGACGGCGGGCACGTCATCTCGATCAAAAGAATTGGTTGATAATCCGATACAGGGTGTATCCCATAATTAGAGGAGACACACCTCTTCCACCCGGGGCATTTTCCTTCTAATGCATATTATAAAATATTGTACCACCCTTATCAAACTATTCCAATCGGCTCACATGATCTCAGCCAGGTAGCAGATCGATTCTTCTAATATTTGCGGGGAATGCACGGACCGCCAGCAGGTAATTTTGATCGTACATATTTGTTGATAATATGATATGGTGTATCACATAATTAAAGGAGACACACCTCTTTCCCATTGGAGCATTTTCCATCTAGTGCATACTATACAATACCAAGGTTTAGAATAGCGGGTTATTTTATTTAGCGTGACTTTTCTCCTAACATTATACAAGTTGTAGCATGTTAATTATAGTATGCTATACTTAAAAAAACAAAGGCATATTTTAAAGATTTCACCGGCTAAAATTTTGTCTAGGAGAATACATGCACAACCACATTATTTAAAGTAGTTCTCAAATTATCTACAATAGCCAAATCCATTGTGTAAACATAGATGTGAGGCATAATTTCATAACCATAATTAAGAATGAAAGATTTCGCAAAAAAAGAAAGACAATATTATAGTCTGGGTTAGGTCTAAAGGGAGAACATGATATTGGACTTTTGAACCAATGTCATGGCCTGCGATTTTTgacttatttatttattttttcagTCAAAAGTTTTATGCATTTTAGCACGATTTAGCGAGGTATAACGTACATAGGGTTGTAGCAACCATATTTGATTAAACCTAACATCCGCAGTTAGAATTCGCTATAGCACGCTAAAATAtttaaaatagcgcgctattttaaaTCTGATCAGTTCAAGTGATCTCAGATCTCAGAGTCAGGTGGCAGATCGAGTGTTCCACCCTTCGTGGGCAATGCGCCGTGCCAGGCACGTCATTTCGACCAAGTTAGATTGATTGATAATCTGATATGGTGTATCACACAATTAGAGGAGACACACCTCTTCCACACTGGCGCATTTTTTCTTCTCGTATAAAATCTGTTCACATGATCTCAAATTCTCAATTAGGTGGCATTTCTCGCTaatgtttttttttttcatttgagtCCGTTCTCGATCGGATCTTTCAAACCTCAGCCTCTGTCACGAATCTCAAAACTTTCTGACCGCCCAGCCTCAGATACAATTCGTTTTTGGTGCAACTGGTATTTTCGAGCACCCGACCACTCACCGAGGAGTTGTTTTCTCTGACCCCTCCATGACAAACAAGTCACAACACATTGTACTCTTAAATTTTCACACATCTTTCGCCCATATTGTTGTTGCACCTTGAGATATCATAGTCCTGTTCATCGTTGACTAGTATTCACCTTTGTTTAATTTATTAATCAGGAAACTTATAACCGATCCTCATAATTTACCAATCACATCGCCTTGCTTTAAAAATTCTTATACCTGTTCATTCTTATACAGACACTAGTACAAATTGAGCCGTCACACACGGTTGAAATAGGTTGTCCACACAATAAACCTAACCGTCGCTATGCAAGGGTGGACGATATGCCAAAACAAAGCACACGGTTTCTAAAACCGCTTTTGGAGGTTTAAGATTTtgatgaaaaaataaaaaataagaaaaattacCCCTAACCTAGAGTACATAATGCTACCAGCCCAACGGACACTTCTTTTTCCTCactttctcttcttcttcttctcctcctcctcctcctcctcctcctcctcttttcctcctcctcctcgtcgtcatcatcctcctcctcctcctcctccacctcttccccTACCTCCGGCGATAGTTCGGTGAGCACCTCCTCAAGCCGGTGACCTCTCTCCAGCGAGTATCTCATCATGCCAGCGACCTCCCTCAAGGAGACCACCTCCTCAAGCTCGCTAGCGACCTCCCACCAGCGGCCCTCCAGCACCACCTCCTCCATGCTCTAGTGGCCCTCCGGCGACAACCCTCCTCCATGCTCCGGCGATCATCTCCTACACAACGCCCACATAGCCATTGTTACCGATGAACATACCTACATCCCGACGACAAGAACCTATCTAGATCTAGCtttttttatttcaaaaaaaataCCGCCGGCGCACAAGACAGGTGTGCCGGAGATAAGTTGTGTTGCCGTCATCGCACCAGCAGTAAGACGTTACCAACGGCGTATTCGCACCGGCGTACGCTGGTGCACTGGCGGTAGCGAAAAATGGTGCACCGAacaataggccttttcctagtagtgtgggATAGAATATTTACCAGCAATCTTTGGCAAGACTTGTTCAAATCATTGGGAGTCGAGCTTCACTTCAACACTACTTATCACCCACAGATAGACGGAATAACATAGAGGGTTAATCAATGCCTAGAAAATTACCCGAGGGACATGGTTCCTGCAATCCAAGAAATGGCGCCATGGGCTGGCACTTGCAGAACGGTGGTACAACAACACTTTTCATACATCTCTCCAAATTAATTAGCACTTGCAGAACGGTGGTACAACAACACTTTTCATACATCTCCAAATTAATCCTTTTCAGGCATTATTATATGGCAAACCTCGTAttcttttttgcgaaacacacGCTCACAAATACATACACACACTTATCCCTATGaaggcacgcacgcacaccctaccataTAAGCACCTCCGAGAGATTGATCCGACGGATCTTAATATTGAGAAAGTCACCATAGACGCCTCAAATTGCTGAAAAGTTACTACAACTTGAAGAAACTCAAGTTGATCTCATACCTACTGCTACCTTTGCACAACGGGTTAAGAAAAACTTGCTCAAAATAGAAGAAAGAATGAAAACACAGGCTGTCAAACACGGGTCTGGAAGACAGTTGTAAATTGGAGATATGGTGTATCTGAAGCTCAATCTTGCAGGCACACCTCCCTTAGCATCCACTGATGCCTCAAGTTACATTCAAAATATTATGGGCCTTTCAAGGTGTGTTAAAAAGATTGGCACTACATCTTATAATAAGCTACTACTTCCAGAAGGTTGTTAACTTCATCAGATTTTTGACATTAGCCAGCTCAAGAAACATCTGGGTCCTATGGCAGTGCCAACCAAACATCTCCCTCTCCTGAATCCAGATGGTGCCACTATAATTGCACCTGAAGTGTATTGTAACGAAAGCTTATTCCCAGAGTACAGGGTTCCATTTCAATCACAGATTCACAGTGGTCCAGTGGCTCAACAAATGGACGAATTTACCTGAAGCAGAAGTACCATGGGAAGACTCGGCATTCATGTTGAAACTGTTTCCGGCCTTTCAACCTTTGGGGCGCTGTATGAAGAAATGTAGAACAAGTTCTCGTCATCAGTTAACTATAGTTGTCGCCTTCCGTGTAGTTTGCGTCGTCAACCGTTGATATGACAACATATATACTGCTTCGCACCAATCGATGTGACTCAAGGAGCGTCCATCGTTGATCCAATGGCTAACTTTCATCAGAGTTTTGCTGTTTGAAATCGGACAAGATCACTTTATACCATGTCGCTTTAGCAGCTCAGCTGCCCCCTTGTTTATCCTTACTTTCCCCTGTATTTAGCCTCGGATCTAGAAGATACTAGGCAGGGTTGTAATATTGGATTGAAACCCTAGCCGCTTCTGTTCGAGGTCCGGTCTAAAACTTCATTTGTAATTGCGTAGATCGCTCATAATAGATCTCTGAATTATGTGCTATGGTGTGTATTTTCTGAATCATGTTCGTCAGTTAAGTGATTGGCAAGCCTGGGCTTGTCACAGCCTCACAGGCATCAACTACCTCTctaagagcaactctaacagaacccgtaaatcccgccggaaccgaacttttccggcggatttacgggttcgggccgaatgTGTCGCAGATCAGCGACCGAAAAGATGGGCCGGCCCGTAAAATAAGTTCAGAGGCCCGAATCGGTCCCCGAACGGCTcctattaaaagggttcgcggagTGAAGTTCGGGTCGCAAACCCTACTCCTCTCCGCCGTTCCTCTCCCTCCGTCGCCGCCATTCACCATTTCCGGTGAGCAATCCAGCTCGCCCCAGCCACCGATCCAAAGCCCGCCGCCACGCGATGTCGTCCCATGGAGGCTCCCAaggccgtggcgccggattgggcgGCGGCGACTCGCCGCCACGCCCGCCCGTCTTCCGCACCGAAATGGAACCGGTcggagggcgcgcgcaagcgcagcgcccgccggtggacgaactgggggctcacgcccccagggaagctCGCCAGGTACGCCAACGCCGGTGAGGGCTCGTCCTCCGGCCAGTCAAGCCGCGCACCGCGGCTCCCCGTCGCGGACAGCAGTGACGACGAGGACCTCATGCGCGCGCGGTCGCCGACCTTCTCCGCCAGGGACTATGTccacggcagcgacgaggaggacgcCGTCCTCGCGCAGACCAAGGCCATCAGCGAGACGGAGGCTCGCGCGCGCTTCCGCCGGGAGGAGGCGGAAGCCGTTCGCCTCGTCCGTGAATACGAGGCGGCCCGCCGGGAGGCCCGCGTCCGCCGCGTCAAGCTCGAAATAGTCGAGCTTGACGCCGACGACGCGTGAAGCTCATCGACGACAGCGTCGGCGCCCTCTGCCGCCGAACCGCTGCGCCACCACCAGCATTGCCGCGCGCGTAGGTCAATATAGTGGCCGCATTTTGCTTTAGATAACTAGCGCCCGCCGGTGTACCAGTAACGTAGCTTTAATTTTACGAATAATGTATGTTTtgatgctcaatcggagcatcAATTTGATGTCGAACTATGATCATCGCCTAATTTACCCGCGCCATTTTAAATTCCGCTATTCAGTTCCATTTTTACGGTTTCTACTCTGCGCTACTGCCAAATTCGAACGAACTATCGTTTTCGGAAGACTGAAAACCACTTTTTTGGTTTGCACTTtttcgggctctgttagagatgctctaaacaaGTTAATCTGAGCCATTTCTCTAGTCCGATTTCCTATCAGGATATCAGAATCTACTAACGATGGAGGCACGCCAAGGCCCGACTGGTGCGTGTGGAAAAGATACCTGCTTGGCTCGAAGGCCAGTATTGGGCATGAGGATTCGGCCTTGTAACAATAGTACAAGATACTACACCTAGCTAATTAAACAGAAAGTATGGTCCTAGAAGCCAGGTGTTAAAGAAAAGGTCTCGTTTGAAACACAAAAATGGGTATCTGACCTCGTGATCCTGGAAGCCAGGTGTTGGAATAAATATTTAAGGCCTGAATCCCTAGAAACCCAAATATCTGTCCAAATGAATCATAATATGAACTCACCACAGCAGTACAGCACATCATCTCCGCACAAACTGATTTTTGCACAAGAAAATCGGCGCCGGCCATTGATCATAAAAGGGACAAAAGGTTGGCTGAAACAGCGAGACAAACATATTTTTTCACAGCAGACCGTTGTTTGTCCAGACGTGCAGGCGCTGGGATGGTTAAACCGATCTTCTGCAATGAAATGCTTCGATGGTTCCAACTGCAAAAGGATGAGCTCGTTGGCTTCATATGGGATGGATACAGATGATATTTCCTGTACACCATAACCAAGAACCACCACGCATGCACCGTGCATACAATGGCTGCCACCCAGGGCAAGTTGTTTGCACTTGTCGAGCCTGCACCACTGTCTCCTTCCCTCTTCCTCGACTGTCCCTCGACAACCCATGGCGATTCACAGAAGACGCAGGATGAACTGGCCCTGGCATACATCTCACAGATGCTCATGGAGGAGGATGTTCCTGTCGACAAGTTCTTTTACCGATACCCTGACCACCCGATGATCCTGCAGGCCGAGCAGCCCTTCGCCGAGATCCTCTCTGCTTCCGGCACCACCTCATCTGGGTTCTTGTCTACCGAGGTACACAATCCTACCTTCTTGAATGGCACAGTCGCCGTGGCGGAGGAGCCCAGCAGTAGCAGCACCAGCATGGGCATGCTGTCCAGCATGGCTTTTCTCCAAGGCATGGAGGAAGCCAACAGGTTCTTACCCACACAAAACGGCTTCATCGATGGTAGAAGGCGTAAGAACAGGTTTGACGACTTGGATGGTGAGACGGTGCCGCGCATGGGCAGGAGCAGCAAGAAAATAGTATCTGTGAAGGAACACACCACGGTTGAGATGTCAGACGACCTGCTCACCCCTGATGGCTACGACATGTACCCCAGTGAGACGATGAAGGAGAGGGGCGACAAGGCGGCGCATCAGAGCATTTGCAGGAAGGCGCCGCGTGTGAGGCGCGCTGCAACGCAGATGATGGTGGCTGACCTAGAAACACTGCTGATCCGCTGCGCTGAGGCGGTGGCTACCATCGACCGGCGCAGAGCGGGCGATCTTCTGGAGCGGATCAAGAGGAACTCATTGCCGACGGGGGACGCGACGCAGCGGCTAGCGCATTACTTTGCCGAGGGGCTGGAGGCACGGCTGGCAGGCACAGGGTGGCAACTCTACCACTCAATCACCGTGGCGACGCACGCCAACATCATGGAGTTCCTCAAGGGTTACCACCTGTACATGGCCACCTGCTGCTTCCTGAAGGTGTCCATCCACTTCTCCAACAAGAACATCTACAATGCAGTGGTGGGGAGGAAGAAGCTGCACATTGTGCACTACGGCGTCAACAACGGGTTCCAGTGGCCGGAGCTGCTCCGGTGGCTAGCAGAAAGGGAGGGTGGGCCACCGGAGGTGAGGTTGACCGGAATTACTAGCCCACAGCCCGGGTTGTGTCCGGTCAAGCATGCCGAGGAGACGAAACACAGGCTCAGCCACTGCGCAAGCCAGTTAGGCGTGCCATTCAAGTTCCATGCTATCATAGCCAAATTAGAGGTCATCCGTGCCGAGGACCTCGACATTGATCCTGATGAGGTGCTCGTCGTGAACAACCTTTTCCATTTTAGGACCTTGATGGACGAAAGCCTCACCTTCGACATGGTAAACCCAAGGGACTTGGTGCTCAACACTGTCAGGAAGATGAAACCGTCTGTGTTCGTCCACGCCACCATAAACGGACCTTACAGCTCTGCACTCTTCAAGACTCGTTTCCACCAAGCGCTCTCTAATTTCACGGCGCAGTTTGACATGATGGCAACCACCATGCCGCGGGAGCGGGACAGCGGCAAGAGGTTACTGCTTGAGCGCAAAGTATTGGGCCGGCGCGCAGTGAATATCATTGCCTGCGAGGGCGCTGACCGGGTGGAGCGCCCTCAGAACTACAAGGAATGGCAGACACAAAACCAGCGAGCGGGCCTGAGGCAACTGCCATTGGACCGTGACATTGTTGAGATACTCAAGGACCAAGTGAAGGAGCAGTACCACAGGCATTTCATAATCAATGAGGACGGCCGCTGGCTTCTGCTGGGATGGAAAGGCAGGGTGCTCTACGCCCTCTCGACATGGGCAGCTGATGATGCTAATGGCTCCCAACCCACGTAGAATCAGATAGATTGATAGCATCagatttgtgtgtgtgcgtgttttCTCCAGTATTTCTGTAGCTGTAGCTTAGTAACGGAGACCATGATCAGGTTGTCAAGTTGAACATGTTCTTCAGAGCTGTAGTGAGCACATATAAATCTATCTTAACCGTGAAAGTTTCTCACTGCATTGTGAGAGACATAAGATTACGTTGAAAATCAAAATCAATCAGCTTGGCTGGATATCTTTCTGCAATTCTAGAATTAATGATATTTGAGATACAGATCCGTCAATAAGACATGAGATGATATATGAGGAACAGGGTCTTAGCTTGAGCTGAGCGTAACTTGCTAGTGGAGAAGGAGCCGGCCTGCCGGCGTTTTTATAGCCTCAAATAGTCAAGTGGAGCAGGGTCTCTCTGACTCTCTTCCCCTGCCCCGGAGACTAGGGGCATTGCTCTTTTGTTTACGCTAGTAACGAGCAGATAGCACAGATTGAGGAATATTAGCAACCTAGAGAGGATGCCTCTGCCGGAACCGAAAAGACGATCACACTCATCAACCACCAGTACTACCTCTGGTCTTAATTAATTGACCAATGCGcaggagtaacaacatgaatgtgCAGGCTCCCtccgcgtcgattaaatccgTCCGGAGGGGGTATGTCACTATGTGCATCGGCGTCATCACCGCCAGAGCTGTCAATTTCTTCACCTTGCATCAAATTTTTTATTTGTGCCGTCAATTGTAGTCATATCTATATTATAATCTTAGAAACGCTGCCTATCAACGAGGTTGAGGTGGCTGAAAGCCTTTTTTCTCCTTTTGGAGAAAAGTCGAGGACAAAAGTCAGGACTCGGGACTAGAATTCATAAAGCTCAAGGGTACACAGGATGGAGATTCTGAGAGACCGGCAACGAGGAGCTGTGCATCCTGTTCAGCAGCACGGATCTAGGGGATGAGCTAACAAAACAAGCTGAGCCACGAGGTCAGGTCCGAAACGACTCAATTACGTCCGTTATTCTTTGTATCATGTTCTGAGATGTACCTAATTATAAGTCAAATTCCAGAACCAACCTACTTTACCTATCCACAAAACTGTAGCAAGAAACATGCATAAGCCCATCTCATGTATTAATTTTTAGCCGAACGGAATGAATGACACACAAGGCAATCAAACATGGAAAACTGAAGCCAAACGTGTCATCTAACAAATCGTTATGGTTATAAACTTACAATCGCAGCATCTCAATCTTCATCAGTTAAAAAGGAGATGTGGTCCCTGTCCACCCTGTGCTTCCTGCTCTTGAGCTTCGGCAATGCCACCATCCAGGAAGGAACCTCGCAGCCTGAAGATACCAGCACGTTCGCAATGTTGCGCAGGAATGGCTTGTCCTCCTCTGTGAAGAACGTGATCGCCTCCCCCGATCTGCCTGCTCTTCCAGACCGCCCTGTATAACAAGACACGTGATTTATAATCTTACTGCAACGGCCATGTCCAGGTGGGAAAGCCGAATATCTTCCTTACCTATTCTGTGAATATAGGCAGAAGCAGACTCTGGAAAATCGTAGTTGATTACACAGTTGACACCTTTGAAATCCATTCCACGGGCAAGGACCTCCGTCGCTATTAGTACCCAACTCTTGCCAGCTCTCAAGTTGTCAACAGCATCTTCGCGCTACAGTTAGGAAATACAAATTGAGCTAGTGAGCTCGATGTCAACAATATTACACAAGTGAAAATCAAAATAACATGAGCATTTATAAAAAAATCAGTAGTAACATGTATTTTGCAAAAGTTACCTGCTCTTCACTAAGGTCTCCATGAATTACATCAGCCCTAATGTCATCAAATGCCAGTTCCTTGTAGAGCTCTTTTGCCCTCTCTTTGCTTTGAACAAATATCAACACTGGAGGATTCAGGGACTACAATTGAAGACAGTTGGTCAACAACTCGTAATAAAATATGAAACACATAGAAACTCCTAT
This region of Lolium perenne isolate Kyuss_39 chromosome 2, Kyuss_2.0, whole genome shotgun sequence genomic DNA includes:
- the LOC127328389 gene encoding scarecrow-like protein 34; protein product: MTSCMMQGPVVVRLAPAPGGGLAQRTISRGPTDTSFSSLSLLLLLLLLLLLLLLFSSSSSSSSSSSSSSSTSSPTSGDSSLSDWQAWACHSLTGINYLSKSNSNRTRKLARYANAGEGSSSGQSSRAPRLPVADSSDDEDLMRARSPTFSARDYVHGSDEEDAVLAQTKAISETEARARFRREEAEAVRLVREYEAARREARVRRVKLEIVELDADDAISESTNDGGTPRPDWCVWKRYLLGSKNHHACTVHTMAATQGKLFALVEPAPLSPSLFLDCPSTTHGDSQKTQDELALAYISQMLMEEDVPVDKFFYRYPDHPMILQAEQPFAEILSASGTTSSGFLSTEVHNPTFLNGTVAVAEEPSSSSTSMGMLSSMAFLQGMEEANRFLPTQNGFIDGRRRKNRFDDLDGETVPRMGRSSKKIVSVKEHTTVEMSDDLLTPDGYDMYPSETMKERGDKAAHQSICRKAPRVRRAATQMMVADLETLLIRCAEAVATIDRRRAGDLLERIKRNSLPTGDATQRLAHYFAEGLEARLAGTGWQLYHSITVATHANIMEFLKGYHLYMATCCFLKVSIHFSNKNIYNAVVGRKKLHIVHYGVNNGFQWPELLRWLAEREGGPPEVRLTGITSPQPGLCPVKHAEETKHRLSHCASQLGVPFKFHAIIAKLEVIRAEDLDIDPDEVLVVNNLFHFRTLMDESLTFDMVNPRDLVLNTVRKMKPSVFVHATINGPYSSALFKTRFHQALSNFTAQFDMMATTMPRERDSGKRLLLERKVLGRRAVNIIACEGADRVERPQNYKEWQTQNQRAGLRQLPLDRDIVEILKDQVKEQYHRHFIINEDGRWLLLGWKGRVLYALSTWAADDANGSQPT